TCTTTGCTGCTAATATTGAAACGATGGTTTAGTGAGTCTCTGTTCAAGAGAGAGGCGTTTCTCGCTTAGCCTTTCGCAGTGACATAAAGGCCATCAAAAATCTCGCTTCGGATGAGGATGACTGTGACTACATCGAATACTCCACCGTTCCTGATCAAACCGGGGGTCCCTTCTGGAGTATTCTTAATCGCATCTTCATCTGTGAGTTGAGCATGACATCCTGAGCAAGCAACAGCTCACTGGTTTGCTTATATTACAGTGTTCGAGTGTCTGGTCCTCGTCCTGTCGGAAGTAGGGGCACCTCGTTGCGTATTCGAGACTTATATTCCCATATTGGGGCCGGCCTATGGGCTAGGATGTCTTGGGGTTTTCCAAGCGTTGTGAGCAGACTCCGCTTCTGTATTTACCCTTGTATAGCTTGTTGAACAGTACGCAGGATCGGTGCCCAAGTTCTGTCTCATTACTGCGATCTCTTTCCCCAAGTGTCGAGCTGGCTCCTCTTCATTGTCGGCTGTTTCAACATCCTTGTTGTAAGTGGCCGAATCTTACTTGATTGCAAATGTTATGCGAAAATGACACTGGTCGATTTAGGGCATCTTCCTTCGTGAAGGGGCCAAGAAAAAGCGGCTGGTCTTCTCGTGGGAGAATTTATCATCGTTGTATGTACCACATTGGTTCCAATATTCTTTCCCTTGCCTCCACGCTAACGTCATGTTTGTCATAGAGCTCCTCAGACACGTATGGCTGCCACCGCTTGGGATATGGTCACTGAGAAGAAAGGATCAAAGTCTCCATCGGAGTCACACAAGCCACCTAGGGTCTCTCGGCAGAACACCAGGGATTCCGAAagtcctcttcttcccgGGGACAGCACCGCTCCTGGAGCTCGATTTGGTAGGTTTGGATTTGGACGTCAGGGCGAGAAGGCAGCGGCCGATAGAGGCTGGAAAATAAATCGGCCGGTTGATGCTTTACCACGTAAGTATAAGTATCATGTCTATTCTCCAAAGGCTTCCCAACAATAAATTACTGACTACCTTGCCAAGGTTATGCCTTTTAGATTTGTAGGTGTTGCAATGGAACTGCGAATATACCATATTTATACTTCCGACACCACATTAATGTAGCAATCTTAACAGATGCTAATGTGCATTCATGGTGCTGGTCGGTTCATGTATGTAAGCTAGTGTTTGTCAGTACCAATAACATATCGGTAATATGCATCGCCGGTCGTGACTATTAAACATAGACTAAATCTTTCAATTTCGCCTTGCCATAGAAGTTGAATATTTGACTTTTGAATAGTTGAAATGGATCTCCGATACCGGCTGTCCTCTGGAACCCCTAATAATCTCCATGTTAATTCCCCTTCTGTGTCAGGCAATCGTAGATAACCGCGGAGTGGACGAGTAGGAAGACAAGAATGGCAGCATTCGCCCTCATACTTTGTATATATGACAGATGTCGGTTTAAGAGATGAACAATGGATTACGCCCGTCCGGTAATATGATATAGCACTTGTACACCGAAAGGCCGGCATGCATGCAGTCGACATCTGAGGATTCATTCGTTAGCATTTTAATAATTTCTGCTTCCTGGTTCTTGGTGTTTGTTGTTCATCCTACGAGTACTGCTGTACTACTAGTAGTAGCAGGCGTGATGATCGGATTGTCATCAAGCACTT
This DNA window, taken from Cryptococcus gattii WM276 chromosome C, complete sequence, encodes the following:
- a CDS encoding Hypothetical Protein (Similar to TIGR gene model, INSD accession AAW42413.1), with product MTSTSNIKPFLPSSRPSGPFFIGLNAVRALSIIALLLVFAANIETMVYDIKAIKNLASDEDDCDYIEYSTVPDQTGGPFWSILNRIFILFECLVLVLSEVGAPRCVFETYIPILGPAYGLGCLGVFQALIGAQVLSHYCDLFPQVSSWLLFIVGCFNILVGIFLREGAKKKRLVFSWENLSSLAPQTRMAATAWDMVTEKKGSKSPSESHKPPRVSRQNTRDSESPLLPGDSTAPGARFGRFGFGRQGEKAAADRGWKINRPVDALPRYAF